Proteins encoded together in one Gemmatimonadota bacterium DH-78 window:
- the dcd gene encoding dCTP deaminase, whose product MPIKSDRWIRRMSEEHRMIEPFHSGQVRDGCISYGLSSYGYDIRVSPEFKVFTNVHNVVVDPKQFDDRSFVDVNADECIIPPNSFALARTEEYFRIPRDVLVVCVGKSTYARCGIIVNVTPLEPTWEGYLTLEISNTTPLPAKIYAGEGIAQLLFFEGDEEPETAYADRKGKYMNQVGVTLPKM is encoded by the coding sequence ATGCCCATCAAGAGCGATCGCTGGATCCGTCGCATGTCCGAGGAACACCGCATGATCGAACCGTTCCATTCGGGCCAGGTGCGCGACGGCTGCATCAGCTACGGCCTGTCGTCGTACGGGTACGACATCCGCGTGAGCCCCGAGTTCAAGGTGTTCACCAACGTGCACAACGTGGTGGTCGACCCCAAGCAGTTCGACGACCGCTCCTTCGTGGACGTGAACGCCGACGAGTGCATCATCCCGCCCAACTCCTTCGCCCTCGCGCGCACGGAAGAGTACTTCCGCATTCCGCGCGACGTGCTGGTGGTGTGCGTGGGCAAGAGCACCTACGCCCGCTGCGGGATCATCGTGAACGTCACGCCGCTCGAGCCCACCTGGGAGGGCTACCTCACCCTCGAGATCAGCAACACGACCCCGCTGCCGGCCAAGATCTACGCCGGCGAGGGCATCGCGCAGCTGCTCTTCTTCGAGGGGGACGAAGAGCCCGAGACGGCCTACGCGGACCGGAAGGGCAAGTACATGAATCAGGTAGGCGTCACGCTGCCGAAGATGTAG
- a CDS encoding DUF5916 domain-containing protein — protein sequence MNVRNFWMVALALAGVATLTPPRALAQSPPALAPAADAAPPTDESAPSEAAPAPAAGPGTAPIPTVEAPHPPATASTPAPPPSQRPATVYHGRMGDLEVTVPRIEADIDIDGAADEPAWADAAILTGFSQYDPVDGSPAADSTEVRVVYDDYAIYFAVKAFEPNGRVVATLADRDRIDGNDHVQIILDTFNDRRRALVFSSNALGIQSDGTLADGADTDLSPDFIYESHGRLTPDGYEIEMRVPFKSIRYQQSEAQVWGIQVVRKVMHSGYTQTWTAAERSAPSFLGQSGTLVGLTGLRRGLVLDVNPVMTARADGAPQASPATGWDYDAESPEFGGTLRWGVTPNASLSATVNPDFSQVEADVGQVIYDPRSAVSFPEKRPFFLEASENFEVPNSLIYTRRLVQPEGAAKLSGKMGEFNVGLLSAIDGPPDLGEGDDSPLFNLVRLRRDVGPQSNVGVVYTDWIQGSDYNRVMGLDTRLLLGERWVFNGQVASSFSRFGGEGSSWKPLFDFSLSQSGRDRGMNLVVEGRHPEFVTRSGFVPRTGIAHANFSPRWSWYPENSLFESISFTPQLDGTWVWDRFLDGTFPDDIKVNSSTNLRLRGGWGLTLYHWSESFSYPDYLYTNYFIERRDEAGEPTDTVPYVGTDRLTNLGLMVAVNTPQWNRFSGRVQVIGGQDDNFDEWSSAWILYTTIEANWNPTDQIRMNGRFLEQRVHRKTDGSLVRLRTIPRVKLEYQVSRPIFLRFVGQYDGLKVDALRDDSRTGDPILIRTPDGFRPAVASERGGFRMDWLFSYQPNPGTVFFAGYGSSLDGDELWRPNELTRTSDGFFLKVSYLLRM from the coding sequence GTGAACGTGCGGAATTTCTGGATGGTTGCGCTGGCCCTGGCCGGGGTCGCGACACTCACGCCGCCGAGGGCGCTCGCACAGAGCCCGCCCGCGCTCGCCCCTGCGGCCGATGCTGCGCCTCCGACGGATGAGTCCGCTCCATCCGAAGCCGCCCCCGCACCGGCCGCTGGACCCGGCACCGCCCCGATCCCCACCGTCGAAGCACCGCACCCGCCCGCGACCGCCTCCACCCCGGCCCCGCCGCCCTCGCAACGCCCCGCCACCGTCTACCACGGTCGCATGGGCGACCTCGAGGTCACGGTACCGCGCATCGAGGCGGACATCGACATCGACGGGGCAGCCGACGAGCCCGCGTGGGCGGACGCGGCGATCCTCACCGGTTTCTCACAGTACGATCCGGTCGACGGGTCACCGGCTGCCGATTCGACCGAGGTGCGGGTGGTGTACGACGACTACGCGATCTACTTCGCGGTGAAGGCCTTCGAGCCGAACGGGCGCGTGGTGGCGACCCTCGCCGATCGCGACCGCATCGACGGCAACGACCACGTCCAGATCATCCTCGACACCTTCAACGACCGGCGCCGCGCGCTCGTCTTCTCGTCGAATGCCCTCGGGATCCAGAGCGACGGCACGCTGGCCGACGGCGCAGACACCGATCTCAGCCCGGACTTCATCTACGAGTCGCACGGGCGGTTGACCCCGGACGGCTACGAGATCGAGATGCGCGTGCCCTTCAAGAGCATCCGCTACCAGCAGTCCGAAGCCCAGGTGTGGGGCATCCAGGTGGTGCGGAAGGTGATGCACTCCGGCTACACGCAGACCTGGACCGCGGCCGAGCGCAGCGCGCCCTCCTTCCTCGGGCAGAGCGGCACGCTGGTGGGGCTGACCGGACTCCGCCGCGGACTCGTGCTCGACGTGAACCCGGTGATGACGGCTCGCGCCGACGGGGCGCCGCAGGCGAGTCCGGCCACGGGGTGGGACTACGACGCGGAGTCCCCGGAATTCGGCGGTACTCTGCGCTGGGGCGTCACTCCCAACGCCTCGCTCAGCGCCACCGTGAACCCCGATTTCTCGCAGGTGGAGGCCGATGTCGGGCAGGTGATCTACGATCCGCGTTCGGCCGTGTCGTTTCCGGAGAAGCGCCCCTTCTTTCTGGAGGCGAGCGAGAACTTCGAGGTGCCCAATTCGCTGATCTATACCCGCCGGCTGGTGCAGCCCGAAGGTGCGGCAAAGCTCAGTGGCAAGATGGGCGAGTTCAATGTGGGACTCCTTTCGGCCATCGATGGCCCGCCCGATCTCGGGGAGGGCGACGACTCGCCCCTCTTCAACCTGGTGCGGCTGCGGCGCGATGTGGGTCCGCAGTCGAATGTGGGGGTGGTCTACACCGACTGGATTCAGGGCTCGGACTACAACCGGGTGATGGGTCTCGACACCCGTCTGCTGCTCGGCGAGCGGTGGGTGTTCAACGGGCAGGTGGCCTCGAGCTTCAGTCGGTTCGGGGGCGAGGGCAGTTCGTGGAAGCCGCTCTTCGACTTCAGCCTGTCGCAGTCCGGCCGCGACCGCGGCATGAACCTCGTGGTCGAGGGGCGCCATCCCGAGTTCGTGACCCGCAGCGGCTTCGTGCCGCGCACCGGCATCGCCCACGCCAACTTTTCGCCGCGGTGGAGCTGGTATCCGGAGAACAGCCTCTTCGAGTCGATCTCCTTCACCCCCCAGCTCGACGGCACCTGGGTGTGGGATCGCTTTCTGGACGGCACCTTCCCCGACGACATCAAGGTCAACAGCAGCACGAATCTGCGACTCCGGGGCGGCTGGGGTCTGACGCTCTATCACTGGAGCGAGAGCTTCAGCTACCCCGACTACCTCTACACCAACTACTTCATCGAGCGGCGAGACGAGGCCGGCGAGCCCACCGACACCGTGCCCTACGTCGGGACCGATCGACTCACCAACCTCGGCCTGATGGTGGCCGTGAACACGCCGCAGTGGAATCGTTTTTCGGGGCGGGTGCAGGTGATCGGGGGCCAGGACGACAACTTCGACGAGTGGTCGTCGGCCTGGATTCTCTACACCACGATCGAGGCCAACTGGAACCCCACCGACCAGATCCGCATGAACGGCCGGTTCCTGGAGCAGCGGGTGCACCGCAAGACCGACGGATCACTGGTGCGGCTGCGAACGATCCCGCGCGTGAAGCTCGAGTACCAGGTCTCGCGCCCGATCTTTCTGCGCTTCGTGGGCCAGTACGACGGCCTGAAGGTGGACGCCCTGCGCGACGACTCCCGCACCGGCGATCCGATCCTGATCCGCACCCCCGACGGCTTCCGTCCGGCGGTGGCGAGCGAGAGGGGCGGCTTCCGCATGGACTGGCTGTTCAGCTATCAGCCGAATCCGGGGACGGTGTTCTTTGCGGGGTACGGGTCGAGTCTGGACGGGGATGAGTTGTGGCGGCCGAATGAGCTGACGCGGACGTCGGATGGGTTCTTTTTGAAGGTGAGTTACTTGTTGCGGATGTAG
- a CDS encoding IS3 family transposase (programmed frameshift) — MANRSKYSRETRERAVRLVWETEGQHGSQWAAICSVAEKVGCTSETLRKWVRRAERDGGQRPGPTSSEQERIKALERENRELKRANEILRKASALFRAGGARPPTPLMVAFIDDHRSEYGVEPICRVLPIAPSTYYTRKAIEAEPERASDRARRDAALRPEIRRVWQENFSVYGVRKVWRQLRREGAPVARCTVARLMREMGLRGAIRGRGFKVTTQPDECLDRPRDLVDRDFSARRPNELWVSDLTYVRTGSSFAYVAFVIDVFARRIVGWQVSNSLKSDLALNALEQAIAERRADGERALVHHSDRGSQYLSIRYTERLALAGIEPSVGSRGDSYDNALAESIIGLYKTELIYPRGPWTRLEDLELATLGWVWWFNHHRLLGPLGDIPPVEFEEQYHSRQAALSEPLALKSNTLR, encoded by the exons ATGGCAAACCGATCGAAGTACTCCCGGGAGACACGGGAGCGGGCGGTCCGGCTGGTGTGGGAAACCGAAGGGCAGCACGGGTCGCAGTGGGCAGCGATCTGCTCAGTGGCCGAGAAGGTGGGCTGCACGTCCGAGACGCTGCGGAAGTGGGTTCGTCGCGCCGAGCGTGACGGCGGCCAGCGGCCGGGTCCGACGAGCAGCGAGCAGGAGCGGATCAAGGCACTCGAGCGCGAGAATCGCGAGTTGAAGCGAGCGAACGAAATCCTTCGCAAGGCATCCGCGT TATTTCGCGCAGGCGGAGCTCGACCGCCGACCCCGCTGATGGTGGCCTTCATCGACGACCACCGCTCCGAGTACGGAGTCGAGCCGATCTGCCGGGTTCTGCCGATCGCTCCATCGACCTACTACACGCGCAAGGCGATCGAGGCAGAACCGGAGCGGGCGTCGGACCGGGCCCGTCGCGATGCCGCGCTGCGTCCCGAGATCCGGCGCGTGTGGCAGGAGAACTTCTCGGTGTACGGCGTTCGGAAGGTCTGGAGGCAGCTGAGGCGCGAAGGCGCGCCCGTCGCCCGCTGCACCGTCGCCCGACTGATGCGGGAAATGGGGCTGCGTGGGGCCATCCGCGGCCGAGGCTTCAAGGTCACGACCCAGCCGGACGAGTGCCTGGATCGGCCCCGCGATCTGGTGGATCGCGACTTCTCCGCCCGCCGTCCGAACGAGCTTTGGGTCTCGGACCTGACCTACGTCCGGACCGGATCGAGCTTCGCCTACGTGGCCTTCGTGATCGACGTCTTCGCACGACGGATCGTCGGCTGGCAGGTATCGAACTCGCTGAAGAGCGACCTGGCCCTGAACGCGCTGGAGCAGGCCATTGCGGAGCGGAGGGCCGACGGTGAGCGTGCCTTGGTGCATCACTCCGACCGCGGCTCTCAATACCTCAGCATTCGCTACACCGAGCGCCTGGCGCTGGCCGGCATCGAGCCCTCCGTCGGCAGCCGGGGCGACTCCTACGACAACGCCCTGGCCGAGTCGATCATCGGGCTCTACAAGACGGAGTTGATCTATCCTCGGGGCCCCTGGACTCGCCTCGAAGACCTCGAACTCGCCACCCTCGGTTGGGTCTGGTGGTTCAATCATCACCGCCTCCTCGGGCCCCTCGGTGACATCCCGCCCGTGGAGTTCGAAGAGCAGTACCATTCGCGTCAGGCCGCTCTCTCCGAGCCCCTGGCACTCAAGTCAAACACTCTCCGATGA
- a CDS encoding IS3 family transposase (programmed frameshift) — protein sequence MANRSKYSRETRERAVRLVWETEGQHGSQWAAICSVAEKVGCTSETLRKWVRRAERDGGQRPGPTSSEQERIKALERENRELKRANEILRKASAYFGAGGARPPTPLMVAFIDDHRSEYGVEPICRVLPIAPSTYYTRKAIEAEPERASDRARRDAALRPEIRRVWQENFSVYGVRKVWRQLRREGAPVARCTVARLMREMGLRGAIRGRGFKVTTQPDECLDRPRDLVDRDFSARRPNELWVSDLTYVRTGSSFAYVAFVIDVFARRIVGWQVSNSLKSDLALNALEQAIAERRADGERALVHHSDRGSQYLSIRYTERLALAGIEPSVGSRGDSYDNALAESIIGLYKTELIYPRGPWTRLEDLELATLGWVWWFNHHRLLGPLGDIPPVEFEEQYHSRQAALPEPLALKSNTLR from the exons ATGGCAAACCGATCGAAGTACTCCCGGGAGACACGGGAGCGGGCGGTCCGGCTGGTGTGGGAAACCGAAGGGCAGCACGGGTCGCAGTGGGCAGCGATCTGCTCAGTGGCCGAGAAGGTGGGCTGCACGTCCGAGACGCTGCGGAAGTGGGTTCGTCGCGCCGAGCGTGACGGCGGCCAGCGGCCGGGTCCGACGAGCAGCGAGCAGGAGCGGATCAAGGCACTCGAGCGCGAGAATCGCGAGTTGAAGCGAGCGAACGAAATCCTTCGCAAGGCATCCGCGTATTTCG GCGCAGGCGGAGCTCGACCGCCGACCCCGCTGATGGTGGCCTTCATCGACGACCACCGCTCCGAGTACGGAGTCGAGCCGATCTGCCGGGTTCTGCCGATCGCTCCATCGACCTACTACACGCGCAAGGCGATCGAGGCAGAACCGGAGCGGGCGTCGGACCGGGCCCGTCGCGATGCCGCGCTGCGTCCCGAGATCCGGCGCGTGTGGCAGGAGAACTTCTCGGTGTACGGCGTTCGGAAGGTCTGGAGGCAGCTGAGGCGCGAAGGCGCGCCCGTCGCCCGCTGCACCGTCGCCCGACTGATGCGGGAAATGGGGCTGCGTGGGGCCATCCGCGGCCGAGGCTTCAAGGTCACGACCCAGCCGGACGAGTGCCTGGATCGGCCCCGCGATCTGGTGGATCGCGACTTCTCCGCCCGCCGTCCGAACGAGCTTTGGGTCTCGGACCTGACCTACGTCCGGACCGGATCGAGCTTCGCCTACGTGGCCTTCGTGATCGACGTCTTCGCACGACGGATCGTCGGCTGGCAGGTGTCGAACTCGCTGAAGAGCGACCTGGCCCTGAACGCGCTGGAGCAGGCCATTGCGGAGCGGAGGGCCGACGGTGAGCGTGCCTTGGTGCATCACTCCGACCGCGGCTCTCAATACCTCAGTATTCGCTACACCGAGCGCCTGGCGCTGGCCGGCATCGAGCCCTCCGTCGGCAGCCGGGGCGACTCCTACGACAACGCCCTGGCCGAGTCGATCATCGGGCTCTACAAGACGGAGCTGATCTACCCTCGGGGCCCCTGGACTCGCCTCGAAGACCTCGAACTCGCCACCCTCGGCTGGGTCTGGTGGTTCAATCATCACCGCCTCCTCGGGCCCCTCGGTGACATCCCGCCCGTGGAGTTCGAAGAGCAGTACCATTCGCGTCAGGCCGCTCTCCCCGAGCCCCTGGCACTCAAGTCAAACACTCTCCGGTGA
- a CDS encoding P-loop NTPase fold protein — translation MLRRSPPLNPTVDEPFRGDALDRKGAVENLVAMLESVQGPAVIAVDAPWGFGKTTFLRMAQASIESADGRSVYFNAWEADIASEPLLSFAAAVDRALPSAGKEGDNVSLVGAIARISGRAALRALEFASSGVFKEADWDNPDGVPLLGSVDAIAAERLSINEYERGALAEAKALLARRVKAHSAGGITIFVDELDRCKPDYAVQLLECLKHLFDVPGVVFVLGVNQAELAHSVGAVYGSGFGGRRYLGRFIDMTYRLPEPDLAVFVDARIRDAGWDAASRWPPDPAAQNPAVGLASIARGFRFSLRDVEQFLSELDVLLAVAPPPVSRSLAPAVSFLVALRRHDPDDFEDFLYSESGRVSDMVLRLGSSFSESDFGRLVSAGLLLIREDRTEANQLRERVRSMRDSYNQLQVANQPGSFGDAKRLSEWFEGPEAKLADILHQLTNRLGSRNRESKRVVTGLLDFTSNLTFPASEPADEDDAF, via the coding sequence ATGCTCAGACGTTCGCCCCCACTCAATCCGACAGTCGATGAGCCGTTCAGGGGCGATGCCCTTGATAGAAAGGGCGCCGTCGAGAACTTGGTGGCGATGTTGGAGTCTGTGCAGGGTCCAGCGGTGATCGCCGTCGACGCTCCTTGGGGGTTCGGCAAGACGACATTCCTTCGGATGGCGCAAGCGTCGATTGAGTCGGCCGACGGTCGGTCGGTCTACTTCAACGCTTGGGAGGCCGACATTGCATCCGAGCCCCTCCTCTCATTCGCCGCTGCGGTCGATCGCGCCCTACCTAGTGCAGGCAAGGAGGGAGACAACGTATCACTCGTTGGCGCGATTGCGAGGATCTCTGGGCGAGCCGCACTGCGCGCCCTTGAGTTCGCCAGCTCCGGGGTGTTCAAGGAAGCCGACTGGGACAACCCAGATGGCGTGCCCCTCCTTGGCAGCGTAGACGCAATCGCTGCGGAGAGACTTTCGATCAACGAGTACGAGAGGGGGGCGCTAGCTGAAGCGAAGGCGCTTCTTGCTAGGCGGGTCAAAGCTCATTCAGCCGGTGGAATCACGATCTTCGTTGACGAGTTGGATCGATGCAAGCCCGATTATGCGGTTCAACTGCTGGAGTGCTTGAAGCATCTGTTCGACGTACCCGGCGTGGTCTTCGTACTCGGGGTCAATCAAGCTGAACTCGCTCACAGTGTTGGGGCCGTCTATGGAAGCGGCTTCGGCGGTCGCCGATACCTAGGTCGCTTCATTGACATGACATACCGGCTCCCGGAGCCGGACCTTGCAGTCTTCGTGGACGCAAGGATTCGTGACGCGGGGTGGGACGCCGCCAGCCGGTGGCCCCCGGACCCCGCAGCCCAAAACCCTGCGGTAGGACTTGCCTCAATTGCCCGCGGGTTCCGCTTCTCGCTTCGTGACGTCGAGCAGTTCCTATCCGAACTCGACGTCCTCTTGGCCGTCGCCCCGCCACCGGTGAGCCGATCGCTCGCTCCGGCTGTGTCCTTCCTAGTTGCCTTGCGTCGCCACGATCCGGATGACTTCGAAGACTTTCTCTATTCGGAGTCCGGCCGCGTGTCCGACATGGTGCTGAGGCTTGGATCCAGTTTTTCGGAATCAGACTTCGGTCGGCTCGTGAGCGCCGGACTTCTGCTGATCCGGGAGGATCGGACGGAGGCGAACCAGCTCCGGGAGCGAGTCCGCTCAATGCGCGATAGCTATAACCAGTTGCAGGTAGCGAATCAGCCCGGGAGCTTCGGTGACGCGAAGCGATTGAGCGAGTGGTTCGAGGGCCCTGAAGCGAAGCTTGCGGACATTCTCCATCAGCTGACTAACCGCTTGGGATCGCGCAACCGTGAGTCGAAGCGAGTAGTCACAGGGCTCCTAGACTTCACTTCGAACCTGACGTTTCCGGCTTCGGAGCCCGCCGACGAAGATGACGCGTTCTGA